From the genome of Helicobacter pylori, one region includes:
- the fliG gene encoding flagellar motor switch protein FliG, with product MATKLTPKQKAQLDELSMSEKIAILLIQVGEDTTGEILRHLDIDSITEISKQIVQLNGTDKQIGAAVLEEFFAIFQSNQYINTGGLEYARELLTRTLGSEEARKVMDKLTKSLQTQKNFAYLGKIKPQQLADFIINEHPQTIALILAHMEAPNAAETLSYFPDEMKAEISIRMANLGEISPQVVKRVSTVLENKLESLTSYKIEVGGLRAVAEIFNRLGQKSAKTTLARIESVDNKLAGAIKEMMFTFEDIAKLDNFAIREILKVADKKDLSLALKTSTQDLTDKFLNNMSSRAAEQFVEEMQYLGAVKIKDVDVAQRKIIEIVQSLQEKGVIQTGEEEDVIE from the coding sequence ATGGCAACCAAGCTTACCCCCAAACAAAAGGCCCAATTAGACGAACTTTCCATGAGTGAAAAAATCGCTATTTTACTCATTCAAGTGGGCGAAGACACTACAGGCGAGATTTTAAGGCATTTAGACATTGACTCCATTACAGAGATTTCTAAGCAAATCGTGCAATTAAACGGCACAGACAAGCAAATCGGCGCGGCAGTTTTAGAGGAATTTTTTGCGATTTTTCAGTCTAACCAATACATCAATACCGGCGGTTTAGAATACGCCAGAGAGCTTTTAACCAGGACTTTGGGGAGCGAAGAAGCCAGAAAAGTGATGGATAAACTCACTAAAAGCTTGCAAACGCAAAAAAACTTCGCTTATTTAGGCAAAATCAAGCCCCAACAACTCGCTGATTTCATCATTAACGAACACCCTCAAACCATTGCCTTGATTTTAGCCCACATGGAAGCCCCTAATGCGGCTGAGACTTTGAGCTATTTCCCTGATGAAATGAAAGCGGAGATTTCTATTAGAATGGCGAATTTAGGCGAAATATCGCCCCAAGTGGTTAAAAGGGTTTCCACGGTGTTAGAAAACAAACTAGAATCGCTCACTAGCTATAAAATTGAAGTGGGTGGTTTAAGAGCGGTGGCTGAAATCTTTAACCGCTTGGGTCAAAAGAGTGCTAAAACCACGCTCGCTCGCATTGAAAGCGTGGATAACAAGCTCGCCGGTGCGATTAAAGAAATGATGTTCACTTTTGAAGACATCGCCAAACTAGACAATTTCGCTATCAGAGAGATTTTGAAAGTAGCAGATAAAAAAGATTTGTCTTTGGCGCTAAAAACTTCTACCCAAGATTTAACCGATAAATTCTTAAACAACATGAGCAGTAGGGCTGCAGAGCAGTTTGTAGAAGAAATGCAATATTTAGGGGCAGTCAAAATCAAAGATGTGGATGTGGCTCAAAGGAAAATCATTGAAATCGTGCAGAGCTTGCAAGAAAAAGGCGTGATCCAAACCGGTGAAGAGGAAGATGTCATTGAATAG
- a CDS encoding RluA family pseudouridine synthase has protein sequence MPFVEEEFEILKPTKALFFVHDVLKCSLKEAQRHLDKQRLKHNQQVVRKSQMIQGVVSLIHFKPNEKQEKLVFETKDFGVFDKPAQVYTHPKGYFYHESLLDCIQSHFGKNAHPAHRLDYETSGLVLAGKTLQSAKDLKALFMQKKVKKTYLTLAHGLVDKSIIIDKPILTPKNIQKDLHIRSKISPLGKPSITLVEPLSYNPFLDISLLKITPLTGRTHQIRLHLSSVNHRIVGEGLYGVMDENAREYLQLKRENNAPLLMLHASSLEFEFKKAIYKITSQMPKHFMPFLKN, from the coding sequence GTGCCTTTTGTTGAAGAAGAATTTGAAATTTTAAAACCCACCAAAGCCTTGTTTTTTGTGCACGATGTTTTAAAATGCTCTTTAAAAGAAGCCCAACGGCACCTTGACAAACAACGCCTAAAACACAACCAACAAGTTGTGCGTAAATCCCAAATGATTCAAGGGGTCGTTAGCTTGATTCATTTCAAGCCTAATGAAAAACAAGAAAAGCTTGTTTTTGAGACTAAAGATTTTGGCGTGTTTGACAAACCCGCTCAAGTCTATACCCACCCTAAAGGCTATTTTTACCATGAAAGCTTATTGGATTGTATCCAATCTCATTTTGGCAAAAACGCCCACCCAGCCCACAGACTGGACTATGAAACGAGCGGGTTAGTTTTAGCGGGTAAAACCTTGCAAAGCGCTAAGGATTTAAAAGCGCTTTTCATGCAAAAAAAAGTGAAAAAAACTTATTTAACCCTAGCGCATGGGTTGGTTGATAAAAGTATCATCATAGACAAACCCATTCTAACGCCTAAAAACATTCAAAAAGATTTGCACATTAGATCTAAAATTTCTCCTTTAGGCAAGCCTTCAATTACGCTTGTTGAGCCTTTAAGCTATAATCCTTTTTTAGATATAAGCTTACTCAAAATAACCCCACTCACCGGGCGCACGCACCAGATCCGCTTGCATTTAAGCAGCGTGAATCACAGGATCGTAGGCGAAGGGCTTTATGGGGTCATGGATGAAAACGCCAGAGAATACCTTCAATTAAAGCGTGAAAATAATGCCCCATTACTCATGCTCCATGCCTCTAGTTTGGAATTTGAATTTAAAAAAGCGATCTATAAAATCACTTCTCAAATGCCTAAGCACTTCATGCCTTTTTTAAAAAATTGA
- the fliH gene encoding flagellar assembly protein FliH, producing MSLNSRKNLIQKDHLSKHDIQKYEFKSMANLPPKTNPNSASSETPNPQEPLEKKAIENDLIDCLLKKTDELSSHLVKLQMQFEKAQEESKALIENAKNDGYKIGFKEGEEKMRNELTHSVNEEKNQLLHAITALDEKMKRSEDHLMALEKELSAIAIDIAKEVILKEVEDNSQKVALALAEELLKNVLDATDIHLKVNPLDYPYLNEHLQNASKIKLESNEAISKGGVMITSSNGSLDGNLMERFKTLKESVLENFKV from the coding sequence ATGTCATTGAATAGCCGTAAAAATTTGATCCAAAAAGACCATTTGAGTAAGCATGACATTCAAAAATACGAATTTAAGAGCATGGCAAACTTACCCCCTAAAACTAATCCTAATAGCGCGTCTTCAGAAACGCCTAACCCCCAAGAGCCTTTGGAAAAAAAAGCGATAGAAAACGATTTGATTGATTGCTTATTAAAAAAAACCGATGAGCTTTCAAGCCATTTAGTGAAATTGCAAATGCAATTTGAAAAAGCCCAAGAAGAGAGCAAGGCTTTGATTGAAAACGCTAAAAACGATGGCTATAAAATCGGCTTTAAAGAGGGCGAAGAAAAAATGCGTAACGAACTCACTCATAGCGTGAATGAAGAAAAAAACCAGCTTTTGCATGCGATCACGGCTTTAGATGAAAAAATGAAAAGATCAGAAGATCATTTAATGGCTTTAGAAAAGGAACTGAGCGCGATTGCGATAGATATAGCTAAAGAAGTGATCCTTAAAGAAGTGGAAGACAACAGCCAAAAAGTGGCCCTAGCTTTAGCTGAAGAGCTTTTAAAAAATGTTTTAGACGCAACGGATATTCATTTAAAAGTCAATCCTTTGGATTACCCTTATTTAAACGAGCATTTGCAAAACGCTTCTAAAATCAAATTAGAGAGCAATGAGGCTATTTCTAAAGGAGGCGTTATGATCACTAGCTCTAATGGGAGCCTTGATGGGAATTTAATGGAACGCTTTAAAACGCTCAAAGAAAGCGTGTTGGAAAATTTTAAGGTGTGA
- the fliF gene encoding flagellar basal-body MS-ring/collar protein FliF gives MDLKVLLQRIVDFFIKLNKKQKIALIAAGVLITALLVFLLLYPFKEKDYAQGGYGVLFEGLDSSDNALILQHLQQNQIPYKVSKDDTILIPKDKVYEERITLASQGIPKTSKVGFEIFDTKDFGATDFDQNIKLIRAIEGELSRTIESLNPILKANVHIAIPKDSVFVAKEVPPSASVMLKLKPDMKLSPTQILGIKNLIAAAVPKLTIENVKIVNENGESIGEGDILENSKELALEQLHYKQNFENILENKIVNILAPIVGGKNKVVARVNAEFDFSQKKSTKETFDPNNVVRSEQNLEEKKEGASKKQVGGVPGVVSNIGPVQGLKDNKEPEKYEKSQNTTNYEVGKTISEIKGEFGTLVRLNAAVVVDGKYKIALKDGANTLEYEPLSDESLQKINALVKQAIGYNQNRGDDVAVSNFEFNPIIPMLDNATLSEKIMHKTQKILGSFTPLIKYVLVFIVLFIFYKKVIVPFSERMLEVVPDEDKEVKSMFEEMDEEEDELNKLGDLRKKVEDQLGLNATFSEEEVRYEIILEKIRGTLKERPDEIAMLFKLLIKDEISSDSAKG, from the coding sequence TTGGATTTAAAGGTATTATTGCAACGGATTGTTGATTTTTTCATCAAACTCAATAAAAAGCAAAAAATCGCCCTGATTGCAGCGGGGGTTTTGATCACGGCTTTGCTTGTGTTTTTATTGCTCTATCCCTTTAAAGAAAAAGACTACGCGCAAGGGGGTTATGGGGTTTTATTTGAAGGATTAGACTCTAGCGATAACGCTTTAATCTTACAGCATCTCCAGCAAAACCAAATCCCTTATAAAGTCTCAAAAGATGACACCATTCTTATCCCTAAAGACAAAGTGTATGAAGAAAGGATCACTCTGGCTTCTCAAGGGATCCCTAAAACGAGTAAAGTGGGCTTTGAAATCTTTGACACTAAAGACTTTGGGGCGACTGATTTTGATCAAAATATCAAACTCATTCGCGCCATTGAGGGGGAATTGTCGCGCACGATTGAAAGTTTAAACCCCATTCTTAAAGCCAATGTGCATATTGCAATCCCTAAAGACAGCGTGTTTGTGGCTAAAGAAGTGCCTCCTAGCGCTTCAGTGATGCTCAAACTCAAGCCTGACATGAAGCTTTCACCCACTCAAATTTTAGGGATTAAAAATTTAATCGCTGCAGCTGTGCCTAAACTCACGATAGAAAATGTGAAAATCGTGAATGAAAACGGCGAATCAATAGGCGAAGGCGATATACTGGAAAACTCCAAAGAATTAGCCCTAGAGCAATTGCATTACAAACAAAATTTTGAAAACATTTTAGAAAATAAGATTGTCAATATCTTAGCCCCTATTGTGGGGGGTAAAAACAAGGTGGTCGCAAGGGTCAATGCGGAGTTTGATTTCAGCCAGAAGAAAAGCACTAAAGAGACTTTTGATCCCAATAATGTCGTAAGGAGCGAGCAAAATTTAGAAGAAAAAAAAGAAGGCGCTTCTAAAAAACAAGTCGGCGGTGTGCCTGGGGTTGTGAGCAATATCGGGCCTGTGCAAGGATTGAAAGACAATAAAGAGCCAGAAAAATACGAAAAGTCTCAAAACACGACCAATTATGAAGTGGGTAAAACCATTAGCGAGATTAAGGGCGAGTTTGGCACTTTAGTGCGTTTGAATGCGGCGGTTGTGGTGGATGGCAAGTATAAGATTGCGCTTAAAGATGGGGCAAATACTTTAGAATACGAGCCCTTGAGCGATGAATCGCTTCAAAAAATCAACGCTCTGGTGAAACAAGCCATTGGCTATAATCAAAATAGAGGCGATGATGTGGCGGTGAGTAATTTTGAGTTTAACCCTATAATACCCATGCTTGATAACGCTACTTTGAGCGAAAAAATCATGCACAAGACTCAAAAAATCTTAGGTTCATTCACGCCTTTAATCAAGTATGTTTTGGTGTTTATAGTGCTATTCATTTTCTATAAAAAAGTGATTGTGCCTTTCAGTGAACGCATGCTAGAAGTGGTACCTGATGAAGATAAGGAAGTGAAATCCATGTTTGAAGAAATGGATGAAGAAGAAGATGAATTGAACAAACTAGGCGATTTGAGAAAAAAAGTAGAAGATCAATTAGGGCTTAATGCAACCTTTAGCGAAGAAGAAGTAAGATACGAAATTATCTTAGAAAAGATTAGAGGGACCCTTAAAGAGCGTCCTGATGAAATCGCAATGCTCTTTAAACTCCTAATCAAAGATGAAATTTCTTCAGACAGCGCGAAAGGCTAA
- the recJ gene encoding single-stranded-DNA-specific exonuclease RecJ: MKQKLKAQIKERVASIAYSGKGFPSPFLFKDLKKAALKIIEAMHANTEILVVGDYDADGVISSTIMAKFFESLNYKHVRIAIPNRFIDGYGISKKFLEKHHAPLIITVDNGISAFEAARFCKEKNYTLIITDHHCLHHDEIPDAYAVINPKQEDCDFIQKEVCGALVAFYLCYGIHQLLGKEKSHSSELLCLAGVATIADMMPLTFFNRFLVSKALYFLQKESLGAMGFLRQREVFRKRSLKASDISFNIAPLINSAGRMQDAKMALDFLSANNFQDGYFLYERLKACNMKRKMIQQKVFEEAFKHAMVGEKIIVAFKDNWHEGVLGIVASKLVEATQKPSLVFTFKEGVYKGSGRSSQNIDLIDALNGVSSLLLGYGGHRQACGLSVGKNNIISLFETLENFDFKVLPFCEKEPPLTLKLKDIDRELLEIIEAGEPYGQENPEPLFQAQNLEVIEEKIIKESHQVLRFKDKECVKEAIYFNTERFLKAGEKVSVLFSVELDEYSNEPKMFVKSLL, translated from the coding sequence ATGAAACAAAAGCTTAAAGCTCAAATCAAAGAGCGAGTGGCTTCTATCGCTTATAGTGGAAAAGGGTTTCCTAGCCCCTTTTTATTTAAAGACTTGAAAAAAGCCGCGCTCAAAATCATAGAAGCCATGCACGCAAACACAGAAATTTTAGTGGTGGGCGATTATGACGCTGACGGCGTGATTAGCTCTACTATCATGGCAAAATTCTTTGAAAGTCTAAACTATAAGCATGTTCGCATTGCAATCCCTAACCGCTTCATTGATGGCTATGGGATTTCTAAAAAATTTTTAGAAAAACACCACGCCCCTTTAATCATCACGGTGGATAATGGGATTAGCGCCTTTGAAGCCGCGCGATTTTGTAAAGAAAAAAACTACACCCTTATCATTACGGATCACCATTGCTTACACCATGATGAAATCCCAGACGCTTATGCAGTGATCAACCCCAAGCAAGAAGATTGTGATTTTATCCAAAAGGAAGTGTGCGGGGCGTTGGTGGCGTTTTATTTGTGCTATGGAATCCACCAGCTTTTAGGAAAAGAAAAAAGCCATTCTAGTGAGTTGTTATGCTTAGCGGGTGTGGCGACTATTGCTGACATGATGCCTTTGACTTTTTTTAACCGCTTTTTAGTTTCTAAAGCCTTGTATTTTTTGCAAAAAGAATCCTTAGGGGCGATGGGGTTTTTGCGCCAAAGAGAAGTTTTTAGAAAACGCTCTTTAAAAGCGAGCGATATTTCTTTTAATATCGCCCCCCTAATCAACTCCGCAGGGCGCATGCAAGACGCAAAAATGGCTTTAGATTTTTTAAGCGCGAATAATTTTCAAGATGGCTATTTTTTGTATGAACGCTTGAAAGCATGCAATATGAAGCGTAAAATGATCCAACAGAAGGTTTTTGAAGAGGCTTTTAAGCATGCGATGGTTGGAGAAAAGATTATCGTCGCTTTTAAGGATAATTGGCATGAGGGCGTGCTTGGAATTGTGGCTTCAAAATTAGTGGAAGCCACTCAAAAGCCAAGCCTGGTTTTTACCTTTAAAGAAGGGGTGTATAAAGGGAGCGGGCGCAGCTCTCAAAATATTGACTTGATTGACGCTTTGAATGGGGTTTCTTCTTTATTACTCGGCTATGGAGGGCATAGGCAAGCTTGCGGGTTGAGCGTTGGAAAAAACAATATCATCTCGCTCTTTGAAACTTTAGAAAATTTTGATTTTAAAGTCTTACCTTTTTGTGAAAAAGAACCCCCTTTAACGCTAAAATTAAAAGACATTGACAGAGAGCTTTTAGAGATTATAGAAGCTGGCGAACCTTACGGGCAAGAAAACCCTGAACCCCTATTTCAAGCACAAAATTTAGAAGTCATAGAAGAAAAAATCATTAAAGAAAGCCACCAGGTTTTGCGTTTTAAGGATAAAGAATGCGTCAAGGAAGCTATTTATTTTAACACTGAGCGGTTTTTGAAAGCGGGCGAAAAGGTGAGCGTGCTTTTTAGCGTGGAATTAGATGAATATTCTAATGAGCCTAAAATGTTTGTTAAAAGTTTGTTGTAG
- the pyrG gene encoding glutamine hydrolyzing CTP synthase — MDRVKFIFVTGGVLSSLGKGISSSSIATLLQHCNYQVSILKIDPYINIDPGTMSPLEHGEVFVTSDGAETDLDIGHYERFLNKNLTRLNNFTTGQIFSSVIENERKGEYLGKTIQIVPHVTDEIKRRIKSTAKGLDFLIVEVGGTVGDMEGMFYLEAIRQLKLELGNEKVINVHVTLIPYIQTTNELKTKPTQHSVQELRRLGVTPQIILARSPKPLDKELKNKIALSCDVEQDSVIVATDTKSIYACPILFLQEGILTPIARRFNLNKLHPKMAAWNTLVEKIIAPKHKVRISFVGKYLSLKESYKSLIEALIHAGAHLDTQVNIEWLDSENFNEKTNLEGVDAILVPGGFGERGIEGKICAIQRARLEKLPFLGICLGMQLAIVEFCRNVLGLKGANSTEFNQHCEYPVVYLIEDFIDQNHQKQVRTYNSPLGGTMRLGEYECEIVPNSLLEKAYKKPSIKERHRHRYEINPKYRQEWENKGLKVVGFGANHLIEAIELEDHPFFVGVQFHPEFTSRLQSPNPIILDFIKSALHKS, encoded by the coding sequence ATGGATAGAGTCAAATTTATATTCGTTACAGGGGGCGTGTTAAGCTCTCTAGGGAAAGGGATTTCATCTTCTTCAATCGCTACGCTTTTACAGCATTGCAATTATCAGGTTTCTATTTTAAAGATTGACCCTTATATCAATATTGATCCAGGCACCATGAGCCCTTTAGAGCATGGGGAAGTGTTTGTAACTAGCGATGGCGCTGAAACGGATTTAGACATAGGGCATTATGAACGCTTTTTGAACAAGAATTTAACAAGGTTGAACAATTTCACTACCGGGCAGATTTTTTCAAGTGTGATAGAAAATGAAAGGAAAGGGGAATATTTAGGCAAAACCATTCAAATCGTCCCCCATGTAACCGATGAAATCAAAAGGCGCATTAAAAGTACGGCTAAGGGGTTGGATTTTTTAATCGTGGAAGTGGGCGGAACCGTGGGCGATATGGAGGGCATGTTTTATTTGGAAGCGATCCGCCAGCTTAAATTGGAATTAGGGAATGAAAAAGTCATCAATGTGCATGTAACCTTGATCCCCTATATCCAAACCACTAACGAACTCAAAACCAAACCCACGCAACATTCCGTCCAAGAATTACGGCGCCTTGGCGTAACCCCTCAAATCATTTTGGCGCGATCGCCTAAACCTTTGGATAAAGAATTGAAAAATAAAATCGCTTTGAGTTGCGATGTGGAGCAAGACAGCGTGATTGTGGCCACAGACACTAAAAGCATTTACGCATGTCCTATCCTTTTCTTGCAAGAAGGCATTTTAACTCCCATTGCCAGACGCTTTAATTTGAATAAATTACACCCCAAAATGGCGGCTTGGAACACTTTAGTAGAAAAGATTATCGCTCCTAAACACAAAGTCAGGATTAGTTTTGTGGGCAAATATTTGAGTTTAAAAGAATCTTATAAATCCTTGATTGAAGCCTTAATCCATGCGGGTGCGCATTTGGATACGCAAGTCAATATTGAATGGTTGGATAGCGAGAATTTTAATGAAAAGACTAATTTAGAGGGCGTTGATGCGATTTTAGTGCCTGGGGGCTTTGGAGAAAGGGGGATTGAAGGCAAAATTTGTGCCATTCAAAGAGCGAGGTTAGAAAAACTCCCTTTTTTAGGGATTTGTTTGGGCATGCAATTAGCGATCGTTGAATTTTGCCGCAATGTTTTGGGTTTAAAAGGGGCTAACTCTACGGAGTTTAACCAACACTGCGAATACCCTGTGGTGTATTTGATTGAAGATTTTATTGATCAAAACCACCAAAAACAGGTGCGCACCTATAATTCGCCTTTAGGAGGCACCATGCGATTAGGCGAATATGAATGCGAAATCGTGCCAAATAGCTTGTTAGAAAAAGCTTATAAAAAGCCTAGCATTAAAGAAAGACACCGCCATCGTTATGAAATCAACCCCAAATACCGCCAGGAGTGGGAAAATAAGGGCTTGAAAGTGGTGGGTTTTGGAGCGAATCATTTGATCGAAGCGATTGAATTAGAAGATCACCCTTTCTTTGTGGGGGTGCAATTCCACCCGGAATTCACCTCTAGGTTGCAAAGCCCTAACCCTATTATTTTGGATTTCATTAAGAGCGCTCTTCATAAATCCTAA
- the dxs gene encoding 1-deoxy-D-xylulose-5-phosphate synthase, whose protein sequence is MQNKTFDLNPNDIAGLELVCQTLRSRILEVVSANGGHLSSSLGAVELIVGMHALFDCQKNPFIFDTSHQAYAHKLLTGRFESFSTLRQFKGLSGFTKPSESAYDYFIAGHSSTSVSIGVGVAKAFCLKQALGMPIALLGDGSISAGIFYEALNELGDRKYPMIMILNDNEMSISTPIGALSKALSQLMKGPFYQSFRSKVKKILNTLPESVNYLASRFEESFKLITPGVFFEELGINYIGPINGHDLSAIIETLKLAKELKEPVLVHAQTLKGKGYKIAEGRYEKWHGVGPFDLDTGLSKKSKSAILSPTEAYSNTLLELAKKDEKIVGVTAAMPSGTGLDKLINAYPLRFFDVAIAEQHALTSSSAMAKEGFKPFVSIYSTFLQRAYDSIVHDACISSLPIKLAIDRAGIVGEDGETHQGLLDVSYLRSIPNMVIFAPRDNETLKNAVHFANEHDSSPCAFRYPRGSFALKEGVFEPSGFVLGQSELLKKEGEILLIGYGNGVGRAYLVQLALKEKNIECALLDLRFLKPLDQNLSVIIAPYQKLYVFSDNYKLGGVASAILEFLSEQNILKPVKSFEIIDEFIMHGNTALVEKSLGLDTESLTDAILKDLGQER, encoded by the coding sequence TTGCAAAATAAAACTTTTGATTTAAACCCTAATGATATTGCAGGCTTGGAGTTGGTGTGTCAAACGCTGCGGAGTCGTATTTTAGAAGTGGTGAGCGCTAATGGGGGGCATTTAAGCTCTTCTTTAGGGGCTGTGGAGCTGATTGTAGGCATGCATGCCTTATTTGATTGTCAAAAAAACCCTTTCATTTTTGACACTTCGCACCAAGCTTACGCTCACAAGCTCTTAACCGGGCGCTTTGAAAGCTTTAGCACTCTAAGGCAATTCAAAGGTTTGAGCGGTTTTACTAAACCCAGCGAGAGCGCATACGATTATTTCATTGCCGGCCATAGCTCCACTTCTGTGTCTATAGGCGTGGGGGTGGCTAAAGCTTTTTGTTTGAAACAAGCGCTAGGCATGCCTATAGCTTTATTGGGCGATGGGAGCATTAGTGCAGGGATTTTTTATGAAGCCTTAAACGAATTGGGCGATAGGAAATACCCCATGATCATGATTTTGAACGACAATGAAATGAGTATCAGCACGCCTATTGGAGCCTTATCCAAAGCCCTTAGCCAGCTGATGAAAGGCCCATTTTATCAGTCTTTCCGCTCTAAAGTTAAAAAAATCTTAAACACTTTGCCTGAAAGCGTGAATTACTTAGCGAGCCGTTTTGAAGAATCTTTTAAACTCATCACCCCGGGCGTGTTTTTTGAAGAATTAGGCATTAACTATATAGGGCCTATTAACGGGCATGATTTGAGCGCGATTATTGAAACCTTAAAATTAGCCAAAGAGCTTAAAGAGCCGGTGCTAGTTCATGCGCAAACCTTAAAGGGCAAAGGCTATAAAATCGCTGAAGGGCGGTATGAAAAATGGCATGGGGTGGGGCCTTTTGATTTGGATACCGGTTTGTCTAAAAAATCCAAAAGCGCGATTTTATCGCCCACTGAAGCGTATTCTAACACCCTTTTAGAATTAGCCAAGAAAGATGAAAAAATCGTAGGCGTAACCGCTGCGATGCCGAGCGGCACAGGATTAGACAAACTCATTAACGCTTACCCTTTGCGCTTTTTTGATGTCGCTATCGCTGAACAACATGCTTTAACTTCTAGCAGCGCTATGGCTAAAGAGGGGTTTAAGCCTTTTGTGAGTATTTATTCTACTTTTTTGCAGAGGGCTTATGATTCCATTGTGCATGACGCTTGCATTTCTAGCTTGCCGATTAAATTAGCCATTGATAGGGCTGGGATTGTGGGTGAAGATGGCGAAACGCACCAAGGGCTTTTAGATGTGTCGTATTTGCGCTCTATCCCCAACATGGTCATTTTTGCCCCACGAGACAATGAGACTTTAAAAAACGCCGTGCATTTTGCCAATGAACACGATTCAAGCCCTTGCGCGTTCCGCTACCCTAGGGGGTCGTTTGCGTTAAAAGAGGGGGTTTTTGAGCCTAGCGGTTTTGTTTTAGGGCAAAGCGAATTGTTGAAAAAAGAGGGCGAAATTTTACTCATTGGCTATGGTAATGGCGTGGGGAGGGCGTATTTAGTCCAACTGGCTTTAAAAGAAAAAAACATAGAGTGCGCGCTTTTGGATTTGAGATTCCTTAAACCCTTAGATCAAAATTTAAGCGTGATCATTGCCCCTTATCAAAAGCTCTATGTTTTTAGCGATAATTACAAGCTTGGGGGGGTGGCTAGCGCGATTTTAGAGTTTTTGAGCGAACAAAATATTTTAAAGCCTGTTAAAAGCTTTGAAATCATTGATGAATTTATCATGCATGGGAATACCGCTTTAGTGGAAAAATCCTTAGGATTAGACACAGAGAGTTTGACTGACGCTATTTTAAAAGATTTAGGACAAGAGAGATGA